The genomic DNA aaaattgaacattttgttgcaggggatgcctgaaatctgatttgtatcttagtacagacttctgggaaaataagtaagccaatcacacaagcaggaaatgacatttcaggggggtgttctgtacaccatctgtgtacagaatgcctccaggtggccatattgcattggatgctacagaaaattacagagctgcagattgaaaaggaaaggtcattttaataacattcaattacaatatgacttgtcttgtaattgtatatactatatatttatattttttctttgtgttttttttttttttttttccacaaaagtggagtaagggctcatttacacttgcatcgGCTTCAACATACATTAACAGCTGGTTTACACttacttcaaaacaaggctttggacaggctttgttaaagctctctgaatgccagtcaaagctcctgtcaccaaataaaatggttagcttacagtcctgtttacaccttgcttttgctttgcttcgacttcgcttcaaaaattataccccatgtcactttagttgtagcgatcgtgtcacggagcgccagaacggggagatgcctatgtaaacaaggcatttccctgttctgcatagcaacatgacagagatctactgctccttgtcatcgggagcagtgatctctgtcatgttgtagtgagcccatcccccccacagttagaatcactctctaggagacacttaaccccttgatcgccccctagtgtttaacctctcccctgccagtgtcatttacacagtaatcagtgcatttttatagcaccgatcgctgtataaatgacaatggtcccaaaatagtgtcaaaagtgtccgcaatcatgataaaaatcgcagatcgccgccattactaatattaaaaaaaaaaatgataaaaatgccataaatatatcacctattttgtagacactataacttttgcgcaaaccaatcaatatacgcttattgcgattttttttttttttttttttttttttaccaaaaatatgtagaataatacatatccgcctaaactgagaaaaaatttgccttttttaaaaaaaaaaaattggggatatttattatagcaaaaagtacaaaatattgtggttttttttttttttcaaaattgttgctctttttttttgtttatagcgcaaaaaattaaaatcgcagaggtgatcaaataccaccaaaagaaagctctacttgtggggaaaaaaaggatgtaaattttgtcttggtgtaacattatacgaccgtgcaattgtcagttaaagcgacgcagtgaagttaaagctgaattaaagcctttcAAAAGCCGCAGGTGCTTCAAGGgagctttgtcatagagttctatggaggctttgaacaggactgtaagctaaccatgtTATTTAGTGACAGGGACTTTGGCTGGCATtcaaagagctttaacaaagcctgtccgaagccttgttttgaagcaagtgtaaactagcccttaggattaaagtggaacttcactctctcaaccaacatgaactatttttaatcctaaggactagtttacacttgcttcaaaacaaggcttcggatagactttgttaaagctctttgaATGCCAGCCAAAGTCCCTGTCACTAAATAacatggttagcttacagtcccgtttacaccttgcgtttgctttgctttgttttataaattacaccccatgtcgctttagtggtgcttcaaagcgtcttcaaagttTCCACAGAAGTCTATGACAAATTTTGCCTGAAGCACTTggagcttttgagaggctttaattcagctttagcttcgctttgttttggagaaattgcaggtatgagatatcaccACACACAcctgccaagcttcaacaaagcttcaaaagatcATCAGGGAAGCATCCCCGACGCTCCACCgtagcatcaaaaacacatcataaaagcatgttgaagcagtaggcgctttaatgtgtgttgaagccaaagcaagtgtaaatgagccataATACTGTTAACATCAGTAAATAAATAGGAAGCTATATTATAGTTACttgtttttagactttttttttatatatatacatttcttcagttgctgcCTGGTTTTTGGCCTACAccaagtcttcatgggcatttattttttttaatctggagaaaaggaggagccgttttttcagctaagcacaccctgctGCCTACATTCATgtactaagggcagatggattccgggaagtaaatgctacacaaatCCTCTGCCCTTACTctagatggccacagctagaaatgctgggagggggggggttcaAACTGATTATTCAGCAAAAGACaatatggagacatggatagacAGGGGAGTTTGCGCTGAATACTTCCCTTTCATAATCACACTGCAGCAGTCCTGCTTTTGTTCAAATAGGACATTAGCGTAAACTGGCACCATTGCTGGCATGTGTTACCGCACAACGTAGATTTGAAGCCAGCCTAATTTTTCCTAGGGGGAAGATTCTAAGTTATAATACCATTGGGGAATAATAGATTCTCATtccctaaaagagaagtatggagaaGAGAAGCCAAAGCTTTCTTGGCCATAtgtctcttctgggtcacaggagtgcacttacttttgctctcttgtgacccagagtcagcaaATAGCGCGCTGTTTTCTGCTATTAGTTGACGTCAAAGCCTctccaggctctggaagaatcCTGGCCATATTGTCATGATCCACTCAGCTGCCTCATTGACAGAGAGTGGTGACTGGCAGTCATTGCTCTAAGCTGACCGAGAACTGCGTGATCAACGGTCAtatgattactcagttctcaggcttagagccagcgggggacagctgcagcattagaCTGATAcagcagcatggaggtgagtatgcaTGAATGTTTTTTATATATCCCAAACTTCGCTTTTAAGTAatttattctgtatttttttttgctcaacAGAAGAGACATTTTTAAGTAGTAAGTATCAGGAGATATTAACATACCAATGGGATTTTCtagagcccattcacactgttCCATGTGCACTTTACCATGCATCGATGTGCGTGGCATTGAGCAGCCCTTTCACTTTCTGTAGACCCTTACTaacaaccttactaactatgtaacccttAACCAGCTTCAACACGCCAAAAAAAAGTATCTGACCCATTATTGATCAATGTAGTACACCACAGTGCAATGTTTACTTGTTGACATGAGTTGGGGGCCAGGTAAATTACGAATTGGATGTACCCCAAAATGCATGTTCAAAGAATGTTGCTGAAGcttaagggcttattcacatgtgTGGCAGCCCTTGCCACCCTTATAAGAAGTGATCCacaatggatcgcttttcagatgcGTTTGACAGGCGGTAAGGTGGCAGTATGTAAGCTTGTAAATACCGCATCGCAATCGCGCGGCTCCATAGATTTGCATGGATCGCTTTCGGTGGCAGCAATGATCCAGGACAGCCAGGTTAGCTGGCATTATGTGTTATGATTGCGGTGACAAAACTGGCCTGTGATTTGTCTTCGGTCCGATAGGAATGTTTTGGTCATACTTGTGTTTCATATGCTTGACCCTCAGTGTcaaaaacccacatcataaaaaactatcaatgcaTGGtgtattaaatgcttttttttttttctttttttttctttttttttttctttgggacatGTGACccgcagcagaggactagaagctcatgTTTCCCTGCAAACACGCTGGGAaatagctgggtcatgtgacatctGCATATCAATTGGGAAAAAGGTTcttagatatatatagagagagagagagattgattttttttaattaaaataattacagtaccaTCATCCATGTACAGAAAAAGCaggaacaatgtaaattaaactgtgTGCATTTAGAATTAATGGGCTATTTGAAGCTTGATTAATAATCCAGTACAAAGAACACTAGGCTGCAGTAATCCATTACAAACACATTTTATTTCAGCAGATTGGATCTACCAGTAAAAGCTGATTTGTGATCAGTAGGCAAGGGGATATTGTAGCAGATcagagagtttgtttttttttttgttgtttttttttttgtttttttttttgttgttttttttttttttttatgtacttgtATATTTTCCTGATATTTGCAGGTGATGATTTCGAGCCTACCAAAGCGACTGTATCTAGTGAAGTAAAGAACAGTAAAGAACAGAGTGAAGGCGCTTCACCCGATATCAAAGCAGAAGAAGTGAATGGCTCGAGGGAACATCCGCTCCCTACTTTAGAATTTCCCAGCTCTAGACGGGGAAAGAAAAATCCTTCCTTTTTCTTTAACGCTATCAAGGACGAACTGCTCAGCCAGCCGAAAGGCACAGACATCCTGAGTAGTTCGGTCTCAAAACCTCATGTTGAAGTTGTAACATTTGTCAGTCGTAAAGATAAAAAGAAAGCCAAGAGCAGTGAAGTGCAAGATGCAGATTCCAAGGTAAGAGAGCGTGTAACTTTCCAAGGAACATAAAAGTGTAATGGTCTACATACACTAGATGAAAAACCGTTCGAAAACCTGTCATTTGGACCGTTCCTTTGTTTTtcgtccagttaatgggcacaaatagaaAATCGTTTTTGACTTTTCAGAGGCAAAAAACTAAAAGAACAGGTTGGAAAACATCTGCCGAATGAACGATAATTGAAAAGTATTgctagccatacactatatgaaaaatcattCAAACTTGTTTTTGAATAACGATCACTTGGCTGTGACCGCAAACGATTGTGCATCACGTAATGACCGAATTTCAAATGATAAATTGTTCATTGGACATATTAATCAGTTTTTTGTCCATTTTGTCACATATGGGCAGTGCGAACAATGTAATTTTTAACAGCACAATAATGGTCCCCATACACTAGACaaaaaatctgtcatttggaccgTTCCTTTGTTTTTCATCCAGTTAATGGGCACACATAGAAAAATGTTTTTGACTTTTCAGAGCTAAAAAATCAAAGAAACAGGTTGAAAAACTTCTGCTGATGGTACGATAAATTGAAAGGTAATGCTAGCCATATACTATATGAAAAATCTTCAAACTAGGTTTCGAACAACGAACACTTGGTCgggagagcaaacgatagtgctgACCAAAGTAATGACCAAATTTCGaatgataaattgttcagtggacataagTAATTAAGATTTTCTTCCGTTTTGTCACATATAAACAGTGCAATTTTTAACAGGCGAGAAACACATTAGCCTTTCAATTCATTGTTCATTTGGCAGAAGTTTTTCAACCTGTTccttaggggggaaaaaaaaaaaaaatattctccctgaaaactcaagtttttttttttttttttttttgtatatgtgcacATTAATTGGACGAAAAACAAATGAATgctccaaatgacagattttcgaACGATGCCTGTGTTAACAGTTAAAAATTGAAGTGTTTGCACTGCCCATATGTGACAAATCCAAAGTGGTAAATCCAAagcaaaattgtacaagaaaattgtataatttatggccagcctaagtgtatGGGGGTGAAGCAGCTGCACAGATACAGACGCTTATCCCAATTTTAAACTGAGTTTCTATAAGCGCACAAGCGCAAATAGACTTAAACTTGGTGACAACAAATATTAAAAAACCTGTGCAAAATAACAACAAAGGTGCACATttacaaaataccccccccccccccccccccacctggctgctgctaACACAGAAAACGTGTCCACTTCACATTAGTTGAATATATAAGTGCTGTGCTGCCAATCATATAAATGTGTGGATAATAAGATTAATAATAAATcaattttacctgcaaaaaatcgTGCAAAATACAATGTGCAAAACGTACAGTTTCAGTGCAAAATGGGGTGTAAAAACTACACCTCCACCAAATTGCTGCTAGTGCCTGATCAAATGAATAGAACAGTGCTGCGCTAATAACACATAAAATGATCACAGTTcaattgtataaataaataacaGTGAACGTTTAAAAGTGACAAAAGTCTTCAGTTCCTTCCAAATCGAAGACTTCACCAAAtagtgcacaacaaataaaaagtgCTGGTGCTCTCCTCCAGCTCGatatcctagccgctcaccttaaactctgacccctgttttaccagcaaggtcccttactgaagaagtcacgcCCATTTGACGTAACGCATATAGGGGGGAGGAGTTGCAGTGGTGACGTCATCCCGCAAGTATCCTGCTGTTCATAGCATCCTTAGCCCGCACTGCTTAAGTGTgagtatttttttgttgtttctatCTGGACAAATAAACCTttggcatacagagagcactagatctggtgttttttttttttctttttctcctgtgTTGTACCGGAGTCACCTGAGAGAGATCTAAGATTGGTCAAGCCTgtaaagagagagagggtgaaatGGAGGGATTAGGAGCTACACGCCGGGCCGATTCATTGATTACCCCCAGAGGGGATCTGCTGTATCTCACCTGCTGGTAAAACAGGAGTCAGATTTTAAGGTGAGCGGGTAGGATatagaggtggaggagagcaccagctcttttttatttgttgtgcactaTTTGGTGAAGTCTTTGATTTGAAGACTTTTGTCACGTTGGACTTTCCCTGTTATTTATACAATTGAAATATGACAATTTTATGTGTTATTAGCACAGCGCCGTTCTATTCATTTGATCAGGCGCTAGCAGCAATTTGGTGGAGGTGTAATTTTACACCCTATTTTGCACTGAAACTGTACGTTTTGCACATTGTATTTTGCACATGTTTCTGCAGGTAaaattgatttattattattattgttattattatccgCACATTTATATGATTGGCAGCGCAGCACTGTTTTGGCTTATCCCAATTTCACAAGTGTGTGGCTATGCTGCCCCAAACAAACACTGTCTACGTTCCGGGATGCTCACCCAGACACCTATCAAAGTAAAAATGTATACATTATATGTATCACATTTTGTTTTTACCCTTTACAGATAATTATTGActcaaaagaggaagaaaaaaacccGACGTTTGATTTTGAAAAGGTatatttatatttctatgtatgtttGCTTTATTTAACTCTCTCCTTTTATtgcgaaaaaaaaaatcccctctgggtagAGTATGCACTTTGAAAGAATTTGAAACACGTTTTGTTGGagatttctacattttttttttctgttctgaagaaatagctgtttttttttcatgtccTTTCCAGACTGATTCTTGAATATTAGGGTCTGCTATCATTCTTATCACCTGAGCAAATCTTAGGGGTCTTTGCATAACTATTTATTCAGTGAAACTGCATGTACCTTTTGTTATGTGGgaattaaaggatacgttcaccttttgtaacatgctaCACCCATGTTCCCAGTGTTCCCACTGGCCCCCGCTAAAACCCCCCACAGGGTTTCTAGTTGTGACAGGTGGCGGGGGATCTTCTTCCCTCCCCCCGCTCTCTGTCACAATCTGCAAAGAACGAAAGAACGTGGCTATGCCCGCCCGGCTGCGTCATTCATTCGCtgagttctgtgaatggaaaactacaaggtccagcagcctttgcagctgtcggcttgtagttcttgaTGAACTAGCAGGGCTCTGttgagcaccgtggtagttcattgatgcttcctgttagCGTGTAACTGCTTGGCTGTACGATACATGGCCAGACAGCTTACAACAGAGTCTGCAAGAGCCCCACATTGCACCTATGATCTGCTGAATTGTGGGTGCAAAGCTTTCTAGGCtcccaataaagaaaaaaagatatatgcacattttttttttttaccttcaaaaagatttgcgcttatttttttttttttaaaggtgaacttatcctttaactagcTTTTGTGAGAATGGGGCAAAGTCTaatgttcttggggtattttctcttctggttgaatgttcttgtGCTATGGTTGGCTGTTCTTCAAAATGTTctataaatggatttttttttttttttcacaggtacGTTTGGAGGTTCACAAGTTTGGTATTACAGGTTTCAAGAAAGAAAAGCAAAGAAAATTTGAACAGGACAGGGCAATTATGCTTGGAGCAAAGGTAACTATAGACAGATACTTTAGAGCTAATCTAATGTTCTTATTGAGAGGCCATGCTCTCTCTAGAGTCAATTTCTTATAGTGTCAATGAAGGGAAAATGTGTTAACAGTATATCCTTTCAATACACAAGTTCTTGTATGGACCATTTTATAGtcgctttaattttatttttatttttttttttaaaggctaaatCAGTTGGTCGCAAGATTAGAGCAGATACGCAaagtgcagagtgcaaaatctggtgcagctgtgcagagaaatcaatcagcttccagattttagccCATGTTCACATCAGTGCGACTTGTCATTCGGTTTGACAgctccaaattgcatgacaagtcgcaccctattgtcagcagTGGATCTGTTCGAATCGTTGAGACAAcgactttgcggcgctgcaccgatttggaaaagtagttcctgcactatttttggtgatttcaggtgcgacttgcatagacatctgtgcatgaagtcacacagatgtcagccaagtcgcactgacatgcggctttgaaattgaaATAATACCGCTATGCATCTTGATGGTGGACGGTGCAACATGTGGCAATGCACTGTGTGCTGTGGTGCACTGCCACAAATTGTACATGCGCCCTTTTTTGGTGAGGTAGGCAGTCCATTCACATGAACGGACTgtcttaaaggttaagttcaccctTTAAAATGAGAATAAtaaacatatttttgcaggtaaaaaactgcatttatttgtattttttttctggagcctgcagagcattgcaactgcCATCAGCAGATTTTGgctgcaatgccaggatcctgcagaatCTCAGTATTGCTGCTTGCCCGTACCTTTCATAAGGGCAGACAGTTACTGGAGAGCAGGAAGATTTAGTGAACTAGGAAAGCGCTCACCAGCGCCcagttcattgagaacttcaaGCCTTCTGCCACAATAGAAGATGATAGTTGTAGTTCATTTATTTACATaactctgtaaaaaaaattttaaaaagggggGATGAAGCCCTGCGCGACCGCGCTCTTTTTAAccatggggatgtgactgactggaggaggagacagatcgctgttcctaattactaggaacagcagatctgtctctcctcccgtcagaacggggatttgtgtgtttacacacacaaatccccgttctggctctcgtgcccgtgatcgcggcCGCTGGCCATACGTATCGGGTTCCCCGCTATgactcttaaaggagcc from Aquarana catesbeiana isolate 2022-GZ linkage group LG04, ASM4218655v1, whole genome shotgun sequence includes the following:
- the FSAF1 gene encoding 40S small subunit processome assembly factor 1 gives rise to the protein MTGGEEEGDVQDQLDSVLTNLYDFGDDFEPTKATVSSEVKNSKEQSEGASPDIKAEEVNGSREHPLPTLEFPSSRRGKKNPSFFFNAIKDELLSQPKGTDILSSSVSKPHVEVVTFVSRKDKKKAKSSEVQDADSKIIIDSKEEEKNPTFDFEKVRLEVHKFGITGFKKEKQRKFEQDRAIMLGAKPPKREYVNYKVYQERIKEQEQAKKERSLTESMEPVRKKQKQTQNVRRSRKAKGSSGFLPDGQVGRFRDGALILSSKDISKIKQSKVSK